Proteins found in one Pseudomonas mosselii genomic segment:
- a CDS encoding sensor histidine kinase: MNQDNQGLDFSTVIASTVHDLKNSLAALTHAHSQWLARLPEALRGGTEQGVVEHELSHLNGMLVQLLGLYKLGVNQLPICPDYHELDDFLEAQLAAQEEVIKHRDILATWRIETESPLGFFDRELVASVVANVLTNAIRYAGHALLISIEEEGEQLVISVNDDGAGYPQRMLERQHDYVQGIDSQSGSTGLGLYFAARIAALHERNGVRGRIEIANGGTLGGGLFRLYLP, from the coding sequence ATGAACCAGGACAACCAGGGGCTGGACTTCTCCACGGTGATCGCCTCCACCGTGCACGACCTGAAAAACTCCCTCGCGGCGCTCACCCATGCCCACAGCCAATGGCTGGCGCGCCTGCCCGAAGCGCTGCGCGGCGGCACCGAGCAGGGTGTGGTGGAGCATGAGCTCAGCCACCTGAACGGTATGCTCGTGCAGTTGCTGGGGCTGTACAAGCTGGGCGTCAACCAGCTGCCCATCTGCCCGGACTACCACGAGCTGGACGACTTCCTCGAGGCCCAGCTGGCGGCCCAGGAAGAGGTGATCAAACACCGCGACATCCTTGCCACCTGGCGCATCGAGACCGAGAGCCCGCTGGGCTTCTTCGACCGCGAACTGGTCGCCTCGGTGGTGGCCAATGTGCTCACCAACGCCATCCGCTATGCCGGCCATGCCCTGCTGATCAGCATCGAGGAAGAGGGCGAGCAACTGGTGATCAGCGTCAACGACGACGGCGCCGGTTATCCACAGCGCATGCTCGAACGCCAGCACGACTATGTGCAGGGTATCGACTCGCAGAGCGGCAGCACCGGGCTGGGGCTGTACTTCGCCGCGCGAATTGCCGCGCTGCACGAGCGCAACGGGGTACGCGGGCGGATCGAGATTGCCAATGGCGGGACACTGGGGGGCGGTTTGTTCCGGTTGTACCTGCCTTGA
- a CDS encoding glutathione peroxidase, with translation MSAFHDLTLKALNGEDLPLAPFKGQVVLVVNVASKCGLTPQYKALENLYQDYRDKGFNVLGLPCNQFAGQEPGSEEEIQAFCSLNYGVSFPLGAKLEVNGPQRHSLYRLLAGEGAEFPGDITWNFEKFLVGKDGRVLARFAPRTAPDDPTVVQAIEKALG, from the coding sequence ATGAGTGCATTTCACGACCTGACGTTGAAGGCGTTGAACGGCGAGGACCTGCCGCTGGCCCCGTTCAAGGGCCAAGTGGTGCTGGTGGTCAATGTCGCCTCCAAGTGCGGGTTGACCCCGCAGTACAAGGCCCTGGAGAACCTTTATCAGGACTACAGGGACAAGGGCTTCAATGTGCTGGGTCTGCCGTGCAACCAGTTCGCCGGCCAGGAACCTGGCAGCGAGGAGGAGATCCAGGCGTTTTGCAGCCTCAACTATGGGGTGAGCTTCCCGCTGGGCGCCAAGCTCGAGGTCAACGGGCCGCAGCGTCATTCGCTGTACCGCCTGCTGGCGGGTGAAGGGGCCGAGTTCCCCGGCGATATCACCTGGAACTTCGAGAAGTTCCTGGTTGGCAAGGATGGCCGTGTATTGGCGCGTTTCGCCCCGCGTACCGCGCCGGATGATCCGACCGTGGTGCAGGCGATCGAGAAGGCGCTGGGCTGA
- a CDS encoding DUF3565 domain-containing protein, with the protein MGQDLLQKNVERTSVTNASTDCERDSDQGPPISRITGFHLDEEDHWVVELSCGHTQHLRHQPPWQARPWVLDADERARRIGQVFACGWCAQGAVSDTLGR; encoded by the coding sequence ATGGGGCAAGACCTTTTGCAAAAGAATGTAGAACGGACAAGTGTAACCAACGCATCGACCGATTGCGAACGCGACTCGGACCAAGGGCCGCCCATCAGTCGGATCACCGGCTTCCACCTCGACGAGGAGGACCACTGGGTGGTCGAGCTGTCCTGCGGCCACACCCAGCACCTGCGCCACCAGCCGCCGTGGCAGGCCCGGCCCTGGGTGCTCGATGCCGACGAGCGCGCCCGGCGCATCGGCCAGGTATTCGCCTGCGGCTGGTGCGCGCAGGGGGCGGTTAGCGATACCCTTGGCCGCTGA
- a CDS encoding FKBP-type peptidyl-prolyl cis-trans isomerase translates to MLIAANKAVSIDYTLTNDAGEVIDSSAGGAPLVYLHGAANIIPGLEKALEGKQAGDELTVAIEPEDAYGEYSAELVSTLNRSMFEGVDQLEVGMQFHASAPDGQMQIVTIRDIDGDDVTVDGNHPLAGQRLNFKVKVVDVREASEEEIAHRHIHGEGGHHH, encoded by the coding sequence ATGCTGATCGCCGCCAACAAGGCTGTCTCCATCGACTATACCCTCACCAACGACGCAGGTGAGGTCATCGACAGCTCCGCCGGTGGTGCGCCGCTGGTCTACCTGCACGGTGCCGCCAACATCATCCCGGGCCTGGAAAAAGCCCTGGAAGGCAAGCAGGCCGGTGACGAGCTGACCGTTGCCATCGAACCGGAAGACGCCTATGGCGAGTACTCGGCCGAACTGGTCAGCACCCTGAACCGCAGCATGTTCGAAGGCGTCGACCAGCTGGAAGTCGGCATGCAGTTCCACGCCTCGGCGCCGGACGGTCAGATGCAGATCGTCACCATCCGCGACATCGACGGCGACGACGTCACCGTTGACGGCAACCACCCGCTGGCTGGCCAGCGCCTGAACTTCAAGGTCAAGGTTGTCGACGTGCGTGAGGCCAGCGAAGAAGAAATCGCTCACCGCCACATCCACGGTGAAGGTGGCCATCACCACTGA
- the pta gene encoding phosphate acetyltransferase, whose amino-acid sequence MQTFFIAPTDFGVGLTSISLGLVRTLERAGLKVGFFKPIAQPHPGDTGPERSSELVARTHGIKPPTPLSLGHVERMLGDGQLDELLEEIIRLYQQACVGKDVVVVEGMVPTRHASYAARVNLHLAKSLDAEVILVSAPENEVLSELSGRVELQAQLFGGPRDPKVLGVILNKVRTDESMADFATRLREHSPLLRGNDFRLLGCIPYQAELNAPRTRDVAELLGAQVLNAGDYDQRRMSKIIICARTVANTVPLLTSGTLVVTPGDRDDIILAVCMAAINGVPLAGLLLTSDSKPDPRILELCRGALQAGLPILSVSTGSYDTANQLNSLNREIPVDDRERAEFITDFVASQLDAAWLHQRCGTPRELRLSPAVFRYQLIQRAQQANKRIVLPEGAEPLLVQAAALCQARGIARCVLLAKPEDVQAVARAQGISLPPDLEVLDPDLIRGRYVEPMVELRKSKNLNAPMAEQQLEDPVVIGTMMLALGEVDGLVSGLVHSTANTIRPALQLIKTAPGSSLVSSVFFMLFPDQVLVYGDCVMNPHPSAAELAEIARQSAESAESFGIAPRVAMLSYSSDSAASDEEVEKVREATRLAQQAEHDLVIDGPLQYDAAANPEIARQLAPSSPVAGRATVFVFPDLNTGNTTHKAVQRSADCVSLGPMLQGLRKPVNDLPRGAQVDDIVHTIALTAIQASTER is encoded by the coding sequence ATGCAGACATTTTTCATTGCGCCGACCGACTTCGGCGTCGGCCTGACCTCCATCAGCCTGGGACTGGTGCGCACCCTGGAGCGCGCGGGGCTAAAGGTCGGCTTCTTCAAGCCGATCGCCCAGCCGCACCCCGGCGACACCGGGCCGGAGCGTTCCAGCGAACTGGTAGCCCGTACCCACGGCATCAAGCCGCCCACGCCCCTGAGCCTGGGGCATGTCGAGCGCATGCTCGGTGACGGCCAGCTCGACGAGCTGCTCGAGGAGATCATCCGCCTCTACCAACAAGCCTGCGTCGGCAAGGACGTGGTGGTGGTCGAGGGCATGGTGCCGACCCGCCACGCCAGCTATGCCGCCCGGGTCAACCTGCACCTGGCCAAGAGCCTGGACGCCGAGGTGATCCTGGTGTCGGCACCGGAGAACGAGGTATTGAGCGAGCTGTCCGGTCGCGTCGAACTGCAGGCCCAGCTGTTTGGCGGCCCGCGGGACCCGAAGGTGCTCGGTGTGATCCTCAACAAGGTGCGCACCGACGAAAGCATGGCCGACTTCGCCACGCGCCTGCGCGAGCATTCGCCGCTGCTGCGCGGCAACGACTTCCGCCTGCTCGGCTGCATCCCGTACCAGGCCGAGCTCAACGCCCCGCGAACCCGTGACGTGGCCGAGCTGCTCGGCGCCCAGGTACTCAACGCCGGCGACTACGACCAGCGGCGCATGAGCAAGATCATCATCTGCGCCCGCACCGTGGCCAACACCGTGCCACTGCTGACCTCCGGCACCCTGGTAGTGACCCCGGGCGACCGTGACGACATCATCCTCGCCGTGTGCATGGCCGCGATCAACGGCGTGCCCCTGGCCGGCCTGCTGCTGACCAGCGACAGCAAGCCCGACCCACGCATCCTCGAGCTGTGCCGCGGTGCCCTGCAGGCCGGCCTGCCGATCCTGTCGGTGAGCACCGGCTCCTACGACACCGCCAACCAGCTCAACTCGCTGAACCGCGAGATCCCGGTGGACGACCGCGAGCGCGCCGAGTTCATCACCGACTTCGTCGCCAGCCAGCTGGACGCGGCCTGGCTGCACCAGCGTTGCGGCACGCCACGGGAACTGCGCCTGTCACCGGCAGTGTTCCGCTACCAGTTGATCCAGCGCGCCCAGCAGGCCAACAAGCGCATCGTCCTGCCCGAGGGCGCCGAGCCCCTGCTGGTGCAAGCCGCCGCCCTGTGCCAGGCCCGTGGCATTGCCCGCTGCGTGCTGCTGGCCAAGCCCGAGGACGTGCAGGCCGTGGCCCGCGCCCAGGGCATCAGCCTGCCGCCGGACCTGGAGGTGCTCGACCCCGACCTGATCCGTGGCCGCTATGTCGAACCGATGGTCGAGCTGCGCAAGAGCAAGAACCTCAACGCGCCGATGGCCGAGCAGCAGCTGGAAGACCCGGTGGTGATCGGCACCATGATGCTGGCCCTCGGCGAAGTGGACGGCCTGGTCTCCGGCCTGGTGCACTCCACGGCCAACACCATCCGCCCGGCCTTGCAGCTGATCAAGACGGCGCCGGGCAGCAGCCTGGTGTCGTCGGTGTTCTTCATGCTGTTCCCCGACCAGGTGCTGGTGTATGGCGACTGCGTGATGAACCCGCATCCCAGCGCCGCCGAGCTGGCCGAAATCGCCCGGCAGAGCGCCGAGTCCGCCGAATCGTTCGGCATCGCGCCACGGGTGGCGATGCTCAGCTATTCCAGCGATTCGGCGGCCAGCGACGAGGAGGTGGAAAAGGTACGCGAAGCCACGCGCCTGGCGCAGCAGGCCGAGCACGACCTGGTGATCGACGGGCCGTTGCAGTATGACGCCGCCGCCAACCCCGAGATCGCCCGGCAACTGGCGCCGTCGAGCCCGGTGGCCGGACGCGCCACGGTGTTCGTGTTCCCCGACCTGAACACCGGCAACACCACGCACAAGGCGGTGCAGCGCAGCGCCGACTGCGTCAGCCTCGGGCCGATGCTGCAAGGTCTGCGCAAGCCGGTCAACGACCTGCCCCGTGGGGCGCAGGTGGACGATATCGTGCATACCATCGCGTTGACGGCGATTCAGGCCAGTACCGAACGCTAG
- a CDS encoding OmpA family protein produces MFTMRRLIIVATAAALMSGCASPNPYDNQGQAQGSTGMSKTAKYGGLGALAGAIAGAAIDHNNRGKGALIGAAAVGAAAAGYGYYADKQEAELRAKMANTGVEVQRQGDQIKLIMPGNITFATDSANISPSFYSPLNNLANSFKQFNQNTIEVVGFTDSTGSRQHNMDLSQRRAQAVSTYLTSQGVDSSRVSVRGMGPDQPIASNADANGRAQNRRVEVNLKPIPGQQYDQQGTVQQYP; encoded by the coding sequence ATGTTCACCATGCGTCGTCTGATTATCGTCGCTACCGCCGCCGCCCTGATGTCCGGTTGTGCCAGCCCCAACCCGTATGACAACCAGGGCCAGGCGCAGGGCTCCACAGGGATGAGCAAGACCGCCAAGTACGGTGGCCTGGGCGCGCTGGCCGGTGCCATTGCCGGTGCCGCCATCGATCACAACAACCGTGGCAAAGGCGCGCTGATCGGCGCCGCCGCGGTGGGCGCCGCCGCCGCCGGCTACGGCTACTACGCCGACAAGCAGGAAGCCGAGCTGCGCGCCAAGATGGCCAACACCGGCGTCGAGGTGCAGCGCCAGGGCGACCAGATCAAGCTGATCATGCCGGGCAATATCACCTTCGCCACCGATTCGGCGAACATTTCCCCAAGCTTCTACTCGCCGCTGAACAACCTGGCCAACTCGTTCAAGCAGTTCAACCAGAACACCATCGAGGTGGTGGGCTTCACCGACAGCACCGGCAGCCGCCAGCACAACATGGACCTGTCCCAGCGTCGTGCCCAGGCGGTCAGCACCTACCTGACCTCCCAGGGCGTGGATTCCTCGCGGGTCAGCGTGCGTGGCATGGGGCCGGACCAGCCGATCGCCAGCAACGCCGATGCCAATGGCCGTGCGCAGAACCGCCGCGTCGAGGTCAACCTGAAGCCGATCCCGGGTCAGCAGTATGACCAGCAGGGGACTGTGCAGCAGTATCCATAA
- the fecA gene encoding TonB-dependent Fe(3+) dicitrate receptor FecA translates to MPLRLRPLAYALLLATPLALAGEHRDYHIAPGTLEQALNQFGRESGALISFSPGLTQGLSSPGLEGQYEVGQGLDALLRGSGLQARQETDNAYSLQPLPATVGNAAVELGASTVVGDWLAEARQDNVFEHPGARDVVRREAFERSGASSAREVLNRIPGVNAPENNGTGSHDLALNFGIRGLNPRLASRSTVLMDGIPVPFAPYGQPQLSLAPISLGNMDAVDVVRGGGAVRYGPQNVGGIVNFVTRAIPEEATFKAAMQNQISPSSSQDGLKNSANLLIGGTNANGLGGALLYSGTRGSDWREHSDTQIDDLMLKGKLQLDEANSLHAMAQYYEGEAEMPGGLSTADFDADPYQSTRLKDRFWGRRTLFNLGYDYKQDDRQFSVNSFFTKTLRSGYLDQGSFVSLSPREYWVRGIETRFSQGVALGDSWHELGIGYRYVNEAGHELRYREPVNGALPTTASRNDRDTRGSTEAHAIYLDDRIDIGRWTITPGIRYEMIDSEQSNKLNGQQYQGSYNTALPALNVMYHLTDNWNLYVNTEGSFGSVQYSQMPNRVSSGEVKPEKARTWEVGTRYDNGDLQAEIGAFLINFDNQYESNQTNDSVIARGETRHQGIETSVRYALDGLSPVLAGFDVHAGYAFVDATIREDGPNKGNQVPFSSRHKGTLGIGYTEGPWQLNLDSSFQSSQYADNANTGSESADGSTGRIPGYMLVSTRAGYDFGPQLSNLKVAVGVKNLLNREYYTRSFDDNNKGKYVGEPRTLYVQTSVAF, encoded by the coding sequence ATGCCCCTGCGCCTGCGCCCCCTCGCCTACGCCCTGCTCCTCGCCACCCCGCTCGCCCTGGCCGGCGAGCACCGCGACTACCACATCGCCCCCGGCACACTGGAACAGGCCCTGAACCAGTTCGGTCGCGAAAGCGGCGCGCTGATCTCGTTCAGCCCGGGCCTGACCCAGGGCCTGAGCAGCCCCGGCCTGGAGGGCCAATACGAGGTCGGCCAGGGGCTCGATGCCCTGCTGCGCGGCAGCGGCCTGCAGGCGCGCCAGGAGACCGACAACGCCTACAGCCTGCAACCGCTGCCGGCCACGGTCGGCAACGCCGCGGTCGAGCTGGGCGCATCCACCGTGGTCGGCGACTGGCTGGCCGAGGCCCGCCAGGACAACGTCTTCGAACACCCCGGCGCCCGCGACGTGGTGCGCCGCGAGGCATTCGAACGCAGCGGCGCCAGCAGCGCCCGCGAAGTGCTCAACCGCATCCCCGGCGTCAACGCCCCGGAAAACAACGGCACCGGCAGCCACGACCTGGCACTGAACTTCGGCATCCGTGGCTTGAACCCGCGCCTGGCCTCGCGCTCCACCGTGCTGATGGACGGCATCCCGGTGCCCTTCGCCCCCTACGGCCAACCGCAGCTGTCGCTGGCGCCGATCAGCCTGGGCAACATGGATGCCGTGGACGTGGTACGCGGCGGCGGCGCGGTGCGCTACGGGCCGCAGAACGTCGGCGGCATCGTCAACTTCGTCACCCGTGCCATCCCCGAAGAAGCCACCTTCAAGGCGGCGATGCAGAACCAGATCAGCCCCTCGTCCAGCCAGGATGGCCTGAAGAACAGCGCCAACCTGTTGATCGGCGGCACCAATGCCAACGGCCTGGGCGGCGCCCTGCTCTACTCCGGCACCCGCGGCAGCGACTGGCGCGAACACAGCGACACGCAGATCGACGACCTGATGCTCAAGGGCAAGCTGCAACTGGACGAAGCCAACAGCCTGCATGCCATGGCTCAGTACTACGAGGGTGAAGCCGAAATGCCCGGCGGCCTGAGCACTGCCGACTTCGACGCCGACCCGTACCAATCGACCCGCCTGAAGGACAGGTTCTGGGGCCGCCGCACCCTGTTCAACCTGGGCTACGACTACAAGCAGGACGACCGTCAGTTCAGCGTCAACAGCTTCTTCACCAAAACCCTGCGCAGCGGCTACCTCGACCAGGGCAGCTTCGTCTCGCTGTCGCCGCGCGAGTACTGGGTGCGTGGCATCGAGACCCGCTTCTCGCAGGGCGTGGCCCTGGGCGACAGCTGGCACGAACTGGGCATCGGCTACCGCTACGTCAACGAGGCGGGCCACGAACTGCGCTACCGCGAGCCGGTCAACGGCGCCCTGCCGACCACCGCCAGCCGCAACGACCGCGACACCCGCGGCAGCACTGAGGCCCATGCCATCTACCTGGACGACCGCATCGACATCGGCCGCTGGACCATCACCCCGGGCATCCGCTACGAGATGATCGACTCCGAGCAGAGCAACAAGCTCAACGGCCAGCAGTACCAAGGCAGCTACAACACCGCCCTGCCGGCCCTGAACGTGATGTACCACCTCACCGACAACTGGAACCTCTACGTCAACACCGAAGGCTCGTTCGGCAGCGTGCAGTACAGCCAGATGCCCAACCGGGTCAGCAGCGGCGAGGTGAAACCGGAGAAGGCGCGCACCTGGGAAGTCGGCACCCGCTACGACAATGGCGACCTGCAGGCCGAGATCGGCGCCTTCCTGATCAACTTCGACAACCAGTACGAAAGCAACCAGACCAACGACTCGGTAATCGCCCGCGGCGAGACCCGCCACCAGGGTATCGAGACCAGCGTGCGCTACGCCCTCGACGGCTTGAGCCCGGTCTTGGCCGGTTTCGACGTGCACGCCGGCTACGCCTTCGTCGATGCCACCATCCGCGAAGACGGCCCGAACAAGGGCAACCAGGTACCGTTCTCGTCCCGTCACAAGGGCACGCTGGGGATCGGCTACACCGAAGGCCCATGGCAGTTGAACCTGGACAGCAGCTTCCAGAGCAGCCAGTACGCCGACAACGCCAACACTGGCAGCGAAAGCGCCGACGGCAGCACCGGGCGCATCCCCGGCTACATGCTGGTCAGCACCCGCGCCGGCTATGACTTCGGCCCGCAGCTTTCGAACCTGAAGGTGGCGGTGGGGGTGAAGAACCTGCTCAACCGCGAGTACTACACCCGCTCGTTCGACGACAACAACAAGGGCAAGTACGTGGGTGAGCCGCGAACGTTGTATGTGCAGACGTCGGTAGCGTTCTGA
- a CDS encoding response regulator translates to MLQYGQKSFLIVDDFTDFRTSTRSMLRELGVRDVDTADSGEQALRMCGQKRYDFILQDFHLGDGKKNGQQVLEDLILDKLISHECVFIMVTAESSQSIVLSAIEHEPDAYLTKPFNRVGLAQRLEKLTQRKTLLKPILQALDRSRPAEVLAACAELCKKDPRFAPLCLRYRADALRDLNRFEELEKFLKNILASRPQPWVYAALGSLLHKRGQNAQAQGVYEQALKAFPIMPNLYDGMAEVLVAQGETRRAQHMLEEAVRLSPLAVRRQAALGKLALDNADFESASKAYRHAVNQGQSSRYKDAESNLGLVQALMNKNSGNGLDARTRVEINTVLSEVAKENVEDQGLQVRARLMKAASLQQAGDPETAAKLTEQAMQRLEKMDQFFSVEAALTVARQLQQLGQDAAGTSILKGCVETYGDDPKVMQSVAKLTDDPLVLGAVTEAVDLNRQGVRSYQGGQLNEALGMFRKALSLQPKNISIALNTAQALLRIGGETPPPALMQECRDCLTSVAGIPASDSRYDRYRKLHIRVFGA, encoded by the coding sequence ATGCTGCAGTATGGGCAAAAAAGCTTTCTGATCGTCGACGACTTCACCGACTTCCGAACCTCGACCCGTTCGATGCTTCGCGAGCTTGGCGTGCGGGACGTCGACACCGCCGACAGTGGCGAACAGGCGCTGCGCATGTGCGGGCAGAAGCGTTACGACTTCATCCTCCAGGATTTCCACCTGGGTGACGGTAAGAAGAACGGCCAGCAAGTGCTCGAGGACCTGATCCTCGACAAGCTGATCAGCCATGAATGCGTGTTCATCATGGTCACCGCCGAAAGCAGCCAGTCCATCGTGCTCAGTGCCATCGAGCACGAGCCCGACGCTTACCTGACCAAGCCCTTCAACCGGGTCGGCCTGGCCCAGCGCCTGGAGAAGCTGACCCAGCGCAAGACGCTGCTCAAGCCGATTCTCCAGGCCCTCGACCGCAGCCGTCCGGCCGAAGTGCTCGCCGCCTGTGCCGAGTTGTGCAAGAAAGACCCGCGCTTCGCCCCGCTGTGCCTGCGCTACCGCGCTGACGCACTGCGCGATCTCAATCGCTTCGAGGAACTGGAGAAGTTTCTCAAGAACATCCTTGCCAGTCGTCCGCAGCCCTGGGTTTACGCGGCGCTCGGCAGCCTGCTGCACAAGCGCGGGCAGAACGCCCAGGCCCAGGGTGTCTACGAGCAGGCCCTCAAGGCCTTCCCGATCATGCCCAACCTGTACGATGGCATGGCCGAGGTGCTGGTGGCCCAGGGTGAGACCCGGCGTGCCCAGCACATGCTCGAGGAGGCGGTGCGCCTGTCGCCGCTCGCCGTGCGACGCCAGGCCGCGCTGGGCAAGTTGGCACTGGACAACGCCGACTTCGAAAGCGCCTCCAAGGCTTATCGCCATGCGGTGAACCAAGGGCAGAGTTCGCGCTACAAGGACGCCGAGAGCAACCTGGGGCTGGTCCAGGCGTTGATGAACAAGAACAGTGGCAACGGTCTCGACGCCCGTACCCGGGTCGAGATCAACACCGTGCTCAGCGAGGTGGCCAAGGAGAATGTCGAGGACCAGGGCCTGCAGGTGCGTGCGCGGTTAATGAAGGCCGCCAGCCTGCAGCAGGCTGGCGATCCAGAAACCGCCGCCAAGCTCACTGAGCAGGCCATGCAGCGTCTGGAGAAGATGGACCAGTTCTTCTCCGTGGAGGCGGCGCTGACGGTGGCCAGGCAGCTGCAGCAACTTGGCCAGGACGCGGCGGGTACCTCGATCCTCAAGGGGTGTGTGGAAACCTACGGCGACGACCCCAAGGTCATGCAGAGCGTCGCCAAGCTCACCGACGATCCGCTGGTGCTGGGGGCGGTGACCGAAGCCGTGGACCTCAACCGCCAGGGTGTGCGCAGCTACCAGGGCGGTCAGCTCAACGAAGCGCTGGGCATGTTCCGCAAGGCGTTGTCGCTGCAGCCGAAGAACATCAGCATCGCCCTGAACACCGCCCAGGCCCTGCTGCGTATCGGCGGCGAGACGCCACCGCCGGCACTGATGCAGGAGTGCCGCGACTGTCTCACCAGCGTGGCCGGCATTCCCGCCAGCGACAGTCGCTATGACCGCTACCGCAAACTGCACATCCGGGTCTTCGGCGCATGA
- a CDS encoding MBL fold metallo-hydrolase, with amino-acid sequence MNALPSTLIRETFPVGPLQCNCTLIGDPLSKKAIVVDPGGDEQKILARLQHHGLTLVSIIHTHAHFDHFLASGKLKELTGATLHLHKADQPLWENLEMQCQMFGMPYTPVPSPDRWLSDDEELACGCGVALHTPGHTPGSMSFWFAEHKLLIAGDTLFRRGVGRTDLWGGDQRAIVRSIKERLYRLDEEAIVVTGHGPDTRLGDEMRENPFVRA; translated from the coding sequence ATGAACGCTCTACCTTCAACCCTCATCCGCGAAACCTTCCCCGTCGGCCCGCTGCAGTGCAACTGCACCCTGATCGGCGACCCGCTCAGCAAAAAGGCCATCGTCGTCGACCCGGGCGGGGACGAGCAGAAGATCCTCGCCCGCCTGCAGCATCATGGCCTGACCCTGGTGAGCATCATCCACACCCATGCCCACTTCGACCATTTCCTCGCCTCGGGCAAGCTCAAGGAACTGACCGGTGCCACGCTGCACTTGCACAAGGCCGACCAGCCGCTGTGGGAAAACCTGGAGATGCAGTGCCAGATGTTCGGCATGCCCTACACGCCGGTGCCGTCGCCGGACCGCTGGCTGAGCGACGACGAGGAGCTGGCCTGCGGCTGCGGCGTGGCCTTGCACACCCCAGGGCATACGCCGGGTTCGATGAGTTTCTGGTTCGCCGAGCACAAGCTGCTGATCGCTGGCGATACGCTGTTCCGTCGTGGCGTAGGGCGCACCGATTTGTGGGGTGGCGATCAGCGGGCTATCGTTCGATCCATCAAGGAACGGCTGTACCGCCTGGATGAGGAGGCCATCGTGGTGACCGGCCATGGCCCGGACACCCGCCTCGGCGACGAGATGCGCGAGAATCCGTTCGTGCGCGCCTGA